Below is a genomic region from Neisseria zoodegmatis.
CCCGCCGAAGCTGCCGGCGTGGTTAAAGAAGTAAAAGTCAAAGTAGGCGACAAAATTTCCGAAGGCGGCGTGATTGCCGTGATTGAAGCCGCCGGTGCCGCAGCTGAAGCACCGAAAGCCGAATCAGCCCCTGCGCCCGTGAAAGAAGAAGCGCCCAAAGCGGCTGCGCCCGCACCGCAAGCCGCCCAATTCAGCGGTTCTGCCGATGCCGAATACGACGTAGTGGTGTTGGGCGGCGGCCCGGGCGGTTACTCTGCTGCTTTTGCCGCAGCAGATGAAGGTTTGAAAGTGGCTATTGTCGAACGCTACGCTACTTTGGGCGGTGTGTGTCTGAACGTGGGCTGTATTCCTTCCAAAGCCTTGCTGCACAACGCCGCTGTGATTGACGAAGTGCGTCATTTGGCTGAGAACGGCATCAAATATCCCGAGCCTGAGCTGGATATCGACATGCTGCGCGCCTACAAAGAAAAAGTGATCGGCAAGCTGACCGGCGGTTTGGCCGGTATGGCTAAAATGCGTAAAGTGGATGTTATCCGCGGTAACGGACAGTTTGTCGGCCCGAACCATATGGAAGTGGCCTTGACTTCCGGCGAAGGTAAAGAAGAAACCGGCGAGAAGAAAACCGTTGCATTCAAAAACGCCATCATCGCAGCGGGCAGCCGCGTGGTGAACCTGCCGTTTATTCCTGAAGACCCGCGCATCATCGACTCTACCGGTGCGCTGGCCTTGAAAGAAGTGCCGGGCAAAATGCTGATTATCGGCGGCGGTATTATCGGTTTGGAAATGGGTACGGTGTACAGCACGCTGGGTACGCGCTTGGACGTTGTGGAAATGATGGACGGCTTGATGCAGGGTGCCGACCGTGATTTGGTTAAAGTGTGGCAAAAGCAAAACGAATACCGTTTCGACAATATTATGGTCAACACCAAAACCGTTGCCGTTGAGCCGAAAGAAGACGGTATTTACGTTACTTTTGAAGGTGCCAACGCGCCCAAAGAGCCGCAACGCTACGATACCGTATTGGTTGCCGCAGGCCGTGCGCCTAACGGTAAGCTGATCGGTGCCGAAAAAGCCGGTGTTGCCGTAACCGACCGCGGCTTTATCGAAGTGGACAAGCAGCAGCGTACCAATGTGCCGCACATTTACGCCATCGGCGATATCGTCGGCCAGCCCATGTTGGCGCATAAAGCCGTGCACGAAGGCCATGTTGCCGCTGAAAACTGTGCAGGCCATAAAGCCTATTTCGATGCACGCGTGATTCCGGGTGTAGCCTACACCGCGCCCGAAGTGGCTTGGGTGGGTGTAACCGAAACTTCTGCCAAAGAGCACGGCATTAAAATCACTAAAGCCAATTTCCCATGGGCGGCTTCGGGTCGTGCGATTGCCAACGGTTGCGACCAAGGCTTTACCAAGCTGATTTTTGACGCGGAAAGCGGCAAAATCATCGGCGGCGGTATCGTCGGCCCCAACGGCGGCGATATGATCGGCGAAATTTGCTTGGCGATTGAAATGGGTTGCGATGCGGCGGACATCGGCAAAACCATCCACCCGCACCCGACGCTGGGCGAAAGCATCGGCATGGCTGCGGAAGTGGCTTTGGGCACATGTACCGACCTGCCTCCGCAACGTAAGAAGTAAGCTGAACTCATTTTATTGAGACAAAGGCCGTCTGAAATTTTTCAGACGGCCTTTTGGTATGCTGAATGTGGGGCAGATCAATTTCAACGCGAAGTTTGCTTGCGGACTATATCAAAATTTTTAATACTGTTACCCGAATCCTGCGAAAGGTTAGGCCGTCTGAAAAATTTCAGACGGCCTTTGTACTTTCATAAGCACCCGATACGCTCAGGTTTTAAGAATAATCAAACAAATCCGGCTGTTTGTGTTCGCTGGTTACGCGCACGTCGGTTTCGCCGTCGGCAAAGGTAATGTGCAGCTTCTGGCCTTGCTTCAAAGCATGGGCGCTGCGGATGACTTGGCCGCGGCTGTTTTTAACCACGCTGAAGCCGCGTTCCAAAATGTGCTGCGGCGACACGGCTTCGAGCAGGGCGGCCTGTTTCTCGAGGCGTTGGCGGTACAGCGCGAACAAAGACAAACGGCTTTGCTGTAAGGCCGTCTGAAAACGCATTACGTCTCGTTTGGACGCCGAAATATCGGGGCGCAGATGGGCGAGGGTTTGCTGCTGGCGGGCGAGCTTCTGCACATTGAAGCGATGGTTGTTTTGCATGGAAAAGCGCAGCGATTGTTGCAAGGCGGCAAGTTGGTTGCGTTGTTCGTTCAGCTTTTGCTGCGGGTGGCGGATTTGGCGGGCGAACCAATCGACGCGCTGGCAGGCATCGTAATATCGTTGTTCCAACACGGTTTTCAGACGGCCTTGTGCCTGCGCGAGTTTGTGTAGCGATTCCAAGCGGTTGGGGCTGACCAGTTCCGCTGCACCCGTGGGCGTAGGCGCGCGCACGTCGGCGACAAAATCCGCCAGCGTGAAATCGGTTTCGTGCCCGACACCGCTGACCACGGGAATTTCGCACGCTTCAATCGCCCGCACCACAGGCTCTTCGTTAAACGCCCACAAATCTTCGATGCTGCCACCGCCGCGGCACACGATTAGAACGTCTGCTTCGGCACGCGCAGAGGCCGTCTGAATCGCTTGGGCGATCTGAAATTCGCTGCCCGCGCCTTGTACGGCGGTCGGGTACACAATCACAGGGATTTCCGGCGCACGGCGTTTCAACGTGCTGACCACGTCGCGCAAAGCTGCCGCGGCAAGGCTGGTTACGATGCCGATGGTGCGCGGATGGGCGGGCAGCGGTTTTTTGCGTTCCGCCGCAAACACGCCCTCGGCCTGCAATTGGGCTTTCAGCTTTTCATAGGCTTCGTAAAGCTGCCCCAAACCTTTCAAGCGCACTTCGTTTACGGTGATTTGAAACTCGCCGCGCGCTTCGTAAATGCTGATTTTGCCGGCCAGCTCGATGTGGTCGCCTTCTTTCAGCGGTGCAGCCAATTTAGCTGCCGTGCCTTTAAACATGGCGCAGCGCACTTGGGCACGGCTGTCTTTGAGCGAAAAATAGTAATGTCCGCTGGCTGCGCGGGTAAGGTTGGACACTTCGCCCGCTATCCACAGTCCGAACAGGTTGTCTTCCAGCAGGCTTCTGGCTAAGGCGTTGAGTTCGGAAACGGAAATGGCGGCAGGGGCGAAGAGTTCGGACATGGTTGACGGATAAAAACTTTGAAAAGTCGGAATTATAAAGGGCGAACGGCGCGGTAGGGGAGATTTTCAGCGTTTGTACAGGCATAAAGGCAGGGGCTGTGTTTGATTTGCTTGGGCGGCTTGGAAATTTGGGAGAAAAGCTGCGTTTCAGCAGGCGGAAATACAGGAAGCCGCCAGTTATCCGGCTTGTTTGTTTTTCACACTCGATGTTAATATTCACGGCATAAAACTTCATAAAAACATGCGCTTTGTGTTTCGAGCGTATAACGTCTTGCCCGCACAACATTTTATTCATCATCAATAAGAAAAGGTTGTGTATGTCTGCAAAAGAAAATCCCCCTATTAAACGCCCTAATTATTTTTTATGGACTTCGCTGCTGGTCGGCCTGATGGCTTTGACTGCGGTTATCAAGCCCACGCTGCTGACCGGTACGATTGCCGATATCGGTAAGTTTTTCTACTTGAAATTCGACTGGCTGATTATGTGGCTGCCGCTGCTGGCCTGCGGTGTGGGCTTGGCGGTGGCGCTGTCGCCGCGTTTCGGCAATATCCGCTTGGGCGGCCAAGACGCGGTGCCGGAATATTCGTTTTTCTCGTGGATGAACATGCTGTTTACCGCGGGTATCGGCGTGGGCATTGTGTTTTTCGGGCCGATTGAGGCTTTGTGGCACTACTTCCATTCGCCCATCGGCGTGAAGGCGGAAGGGCTGACCGATTCGCAACGGGTGGAAAATGCGATGAGCTTGGCGCTGCACGTGTGGGGCATTCCCGCGTGGTCGCTGTACATGATTGCCGGTTTGGTAATGGCTTATTTTGCTTACCAGCATAAAACCGAATGTACGCCCGCGGCACCGCTGCAATATGCGTTTAAACATAAAAAGTGGGCAAGGCCGCTCGGTGGCATCGTGACGGCGATGGCGATTTTGGCGATTGCGATGTCGGTGTCTTCTTCGATTGCGATGGCAACGGCGCAGATTGCTTCGGGGTTGGGCATCATTACGGGAGGGTCGTTCAACAATATCGCTTGGAAAACGGTGGTATTGGTGGTGCTGGCGGCGCTTTACACTTCGGGTGCGGTGCTGCCGATTAATAAGGGCATGAAATTTCTCGGCGACTGGACGGTTTATTTGTCGATTGTGTTGCTGATGTTTGTGTTTTTGGTTGGCCCGACCCATTATTTTTTAAGCACGATGGTGGTTTCCATCGGCAATATTCTGACCAAAACGGTGCATCATTCCTTTCAGCTGTATATGTTTCACAATCGCGATTGGGTGGTGTGGTATCCGATGGCGTATTGGGTGTGGTGGGTAACTTGGGCGCCTTTTGTGGGCGTGTTTTTGGCCAAAATTTCCAGAGGCCGCACGCTGCGCCAATTTGTATTTGCATCGGTAATGGTGCCCGCCGGATTTATTGTGATTTGGTTTTCGGTGTTTTCGGGGTTCAGCCTGCTGGACACGATTGAAGGCACGGGGCGTTTGGCGGAAATCGGCAATAAGGGCGACTACGAAGGCGCGTTTTACTATTTGCTCAATATGCTGCCTTTGTCGGATTTCACCAAGCTGGTAACGGTTACGCTGTTTCTCGGTTTTATCGTGACAACCGTAACCAGCGCGGCGATTTCGTTGGGTATTATGACCAGCAGCGACGGCCGCACTGAGAATAAATTCCGCGCGGTAGTGTGGAGTGTTTTTATGACGCTGATCAGCTACGCGGTGATTGTGACGGAAAAGATAGAAGGGATTAAGGCCGTTGGGTCGTTTTCGGGCTTCCCGTTTGTGTTTGTGATGTATCTGTGGTTTGCGGCTTTGTGGCGGCAGCTCAACCGCGACGTGCCGCGCCGGAAGGGAAAGGAGTAGCTTGTGAACAAGGAAATTTTTTATTGGAACCAAAGCACGCACGACAATATTGTGGAAACGGTGATGCTGCTGCTCACGGTGTTGTTTTTGTGTTATGTGGTCAAGCTGGCTTTTTTTGATAAAGACGAATAATTTGATAAGCCCTAAACATAAAGGCCGTCTGAAAACCTGCAAGCATCGTTTTCAGACGGCCTTATCCGTTAATCAATCGGATTAATCGGAAACTTTCGGCAAGTGCCTGCCTATCGGGAACAGACGTTTCTTTTTGATTTGGGCAACGTTGGAATAGATGGCCCATGCGGCCAAGCCTGCGTAGCCCAAAGTGGAAAGGATGCCGATCACGGCAAAAATGGGCATAAGACGTTCAATCATAACTTCTCCGGTAAATAAATGTTTATTTATGTGATTATTTGTATCTTTATTTTTATTTTAAATGAATGGAAACAACGCTAGTCGTTGCGTAATATTTTGATATTAAAAAACGTTAATGTCAATTCAAATTGATGCTTTTGTTTGTTGAGTTCCCTTATTGTTGTAAAAATATGTAATTAAAAGGTTAAGATTGTAGTTTGTTTGAATAGGGGTTGAGTATCCGTATGGCTTTCAGACGGCCGATTGCCCCGCAGATAGGCTGCGCGTACAATCCCTTCCCATGAAAAAAACATGCTTCCATTGCGGGCTGGATGTGCCCGACAACGTTTCTTTGCCCGTGGTTTACGAGGGCGAATCTCACGATACCTGCTGTGCCGGCTGCCAAGCGGTGGCTCAAAGTATTATTGATGCGGGGCTGGGCAATTATTACAAACAGCGTACTGCCGATGCGGAGCGGGCTGCATTGCCGCCGCAGGAAATTCTCGACCGCTTGAAACTCTACGACATGCCGGAAGTGCAGGCGGGCTTTGTGGAAACGGCTGCCGACGGCGCGCGCGAGGCGGTATTGATGCTCGGCGGGATTACCTGCGCGGCCTGCGTGTGGCTGATTGAGCAGCAATTGCTGCGTACCGAAGGCGTTTTGCGTGCCGATTTGAATTACAGCACCCGCCGCGTCCGCATTGTGTGGGACAACGATAAAGTATCGCTTTCGGATATTTTGTTGCTGATTCAGAAAACCGGCTATACCGCCGTGCCTTACGACGCCCATAAAATGGAAGAGCAGATGCAGGCGGAACGCAAACAGGCGCTGATACGGTTGGCGGTGGCCGGGCTGTCTATGATGCAGACGATGATGTTTGCCGTGCCGACTTATCTTTATGGAAACGAAATCGAACCGCTTTACTTGGGCGTGCTGCACTGGGGCGCATTTTTGATGGTGTTGCCGGCCATGTTTTATTCTGCCGTACCGTTTTACAAAGGTTTCTGGCGCGATCTGAAAAACCGCCGTATGGGTATGGATACGCCGGTGGCCATTGCCATTTCGCTCACGTTTTTGGCGGGCGTGTACGGCTTGATCAGCAACGCAGGGCAGGGCATGTATTTTGAATCGGTGGCGATGTTTGTGTTTTTCCTGCTGGGCGGGCGCTATATGGAGCAGATTGCGCGGCGCAAAGCAGGCGATGCGGCGGAGCGCTTGGTGAAACTTGTTCCCGCTTTCTGCCACACATTGCCAAATTATCCTGAAAACGATACTGCCGAAGAAGCGGCGGTGGTGCAGCTTAAAACCGGCGATGTGGTGGCGGTGTATCCGGGCGAAGTGATTCCGGTGGACGGTACGGTGCTGGCGGGAGAAAGTGAAGTCAACGAAGCCATGCTCACCGGCGAGAGCCTGCCCGTTTTGAAACAGCAAAACGCCAAAGTGACTGCAGGCACGTTGAATACCCTCAGCCCGCTGGTTGTCCGCACCGACCAAGTGGGCGGCGATACCCGTTTGTCGCACATCGTCAAACTGCTCGACCGTGCGTTGGCGCAAAAACCGCGTTTGGCGGAAATGGCCGATAAATATGCTTCTGCTTTCGTGTCCGGCCTGCTGATTGCCGCCGTGCCCGTGTTTATCGGCTGGACGATTTACGCAGGGCCGTTTCAGGCGTTGTGGATTACCGTTTCGCTGCTGGTGATTACCTGCCCGTGCGCCCTTTCTCTCGCTACGCCTACTGCGCTGGCGGCCTCTACGGGCATGCTGGCTTCAGACGGCATCTTGGTTAGCGGCAGCAGAAGTTTGGAAACCCTGTCGCAAATCGATGATGTGGTATTCGACAAAACCGGCACGCTCACCAAAGGCACACTTGCCGTGACCCGCGCCATCGCTTTAGGCCGTCTGAAAACAGAAGAAGCCGCCGCCATTGCCAAAGCGCTGGAAAGCCAGTCGGAACATCCGATTGCCAAAGCCATCATCCGCTACGCCGATCAAGTCGGCGGCAACCTTACCGCATTGCAGGCCGGGCAGCGTGTCAACCATGTTGGAAAAGGCGTGAGCGCCAGCCTTACCGTTAACGGCGAAACCCAAATCTGGGCATTGGGAACAGCCGATTTTGTAGCGGGCATTGCCGGTGTACCGCTTCCGACCGAACACATCGAACACAGCGGCAGCATCGTTTATCTCGGCAACGAGCAAAGTTTTCAGACGGCCTTTTTGTTGGAAGACGAAATCAAAGAAAGTGTGGCCGATATGATTGCCGCCCTGAAAAAACAAGGCATGCGTCTGCATCTGCTCAGCGGCGACCGGGAAGCCGCCGTAGCCGGTCTTGCTGCTTCGTTGGGTTTGGATACTTACCGCGCAGAAGCTTTGCCGGAGGACAAACTCGCATACGTCGAAACCTTGCAGCGGCAGCAGCGTAAAGTGCTGATGGTTGGCGACGGCATCAACGATGCACCCGTGTTGGCGCAGGCCGATGTGTCGGTTGCCGTAGCCGGCGGTGCGGATGTGGCGCGCGAAGGCGCCGACGTTATCCTGCTCAACGACGATATGCGCGTATTGCCAAACACCATCAACCAAGCCCGCCGTACCCGCCTGATTATCCGGCAAAATCTGATTTGGGCGAGCGTGTATAACCTGATTGTGATTCCCTTGGCCGTGTTCGGGTACGTTACCCCGTGGATTGCCGCCTTGGGCATGAGCTTAAGCTCGCTGTTGGTAGTGGCGAACGCCTTGCGTTTGTTGAAGAAAAAGCCGTCTGTAAATTGATTTCAGACGGCCTTTGTATTTCTACTAGATTTTATTTACATGCCTTGTTGCATTGTGGGGACAGTGAGTCCTACTACGAAAATCAGAATCAGCGCAAGTACGATTCCAAGCAACATCATCACAATTTGTGCTTTGCAGAAATTCGCTTTGTTCGGATTGGTGCTGCTGCCGAATGCCCACACCAACAACATAATAATGTTGACAAAAGGAATGGCGAGCACAAGCAGCGTCAGAATCCATTCTTTCAAGCTGACAACAGGTGCGGCGGTATTCTGATTTGCAGGGTAAACGTTGTTTTGGTGTTGTTGAATATCAGACATTTCATTTCCTTTAAACATTTTATGAAAATCAAATAATTTGCGGATTGTAATGTAAGGTATTTCTATTGCGTGAATGAAATGTTAGGCGGTCTGAAAAGGTTTCAGACGGCCTTTTGTTTAAATAGCGGCTATTCAATCCCCGCCCATTTATGCGTTTGCACGCTCAGTTGCCAATGCGCGAGGGCATCGGGGCGGCTGTTGAGCAGCCCGATTTGGCGGATGGTGTCGTAGATATTCATTTCGCCGTTTTGCTCGCAGGGCGAGAGGTAGTAGTGTTTGGCGCGGATTTTTTGTTCCATGCGTTCGCAAAAGGCCAGCACGTCGCCGTCGGCCACGATGCGTACTTCGTCGGCGGTTGCTATGCACTGCTTTTCGTATTTTTCGGCGTAGCAGGCTTTGGGGCTGGTGGCGACAAAGTCGATTTGCGGCGGTGCGGGGTTGAGGCCGTTGGTTTCGATGCAGAGTGTGTAACCTTCGGCTTTGAGGGCGTCGAGCAGGATATCGAGGTGCGGCTGGATGGTGGGTTCGCCGCCGGTGATGATGATATTGCGGGCTGTATGGTTTTTCAGACGGCCTAAAATATCCTGCAAACTCATCATGTTGAATGTGAGGTAGTCGGTGTCGCACCACGAGCAGGCGAGGTTGCATTTGCCGAGGCGGATGAACACCGCGGGCATGCCGGTGTTATAGCCTTCCCCTTGCAGGCTTTCAAAGATTTCGACGATACGGTATTGCGGGTTTTCGGGGCGGATTTCGGTCATGGCGTTATTCCCCTTCGTATTCCGCGCAAGACGTAGGCGTTTCCCACAAGCGGATCAGGCTCACGGGCAGGCCGGCGTTTTTCAGACGGCCGAACATTTCCACTGTCATGTTTTCGGCGGTGGTGCGGAAACCGAGCCGCAGGGTTTTCATGTTCCAGCTTTCGAGCAGGGCGGCGATTTGGCTTTCGCGCGGGTTGTTGCCGTTGTAGATAAAGGCGTGGTCGAACGGCTCGATGATGGTGTGTTTGACGATGGTTTTAAGGTCGGAAAAATCCATCACCATCCCGTCTTTCGCGCCGCCTTGAATGAGGCCGTCTGAAACTACGACTTCGAGCTTATAGGTGTGGCCGTGCAGGTTTTGGCATTTGCCGTCGTGTCCGTCGAGCATGTGCGACGAATCGAATGTGAAGATTTTGGTGATTTTCATGGTAGGTCAGGTTCGAGGTTCAGGCCGTCTGAAACCCGTTTCAGACGGCCTTTTTTGTTTTAGGAAGATAAAATGGTCAGCGTGAAGCGAGATATTCCGCCAGCCCGCGTTCGCGCAGCACGCAGCTCGGGCATTCGCCGCAGCCGCCTTCCACGCCGTGGTAGCAGGTGTGGGTGTGTTCGCGGATGTAGTCGAAGCAGCCCAAGCGGTCGGCCAACGCCCATGTTTGCGCTTTGGTGAGATACATCAGCGGCGTGTGGATTTGAAAGGCGTAGTCCATCGCCAGATTGAGCGTTACGTTCATCGATTTCACGAATACGTCGCGGCAGTCGGGATAGCCCGAAAAGTCGGTTTCGCATACACCCACGATAATGTGCTTGATGTTTTGGCTTTTGGCGTAAATGGCGGCGTAGATCAGAAACAGCGCATTGCGGCCGTCGACAAAAGTATTCGGCACGCCGTTTGAGGCCGTCTGAATTTCGGCGGTGTCGTCCATTAAAGCGTTGTGGGTGATTTGCTGCATCAGGCTTAAATCAAGCACGGTTTGCGCGATGCCTAAATCTTCGGCAATCCAACGGGCGCGTTCCAGCTCGATGGCGTGGCGTTGTCCGTATTGAAACGTGATGGCCTGCACATTTTCGCGGCCGTAGGTTTGAACCGCCTGAATCAGGCAGGTAGTGGAATCTTGGCCGCCTGAAAAGACGACCAGAGCTTTTTCGTTGTGCATTTTGGTTCCTAGTTTTGGTATCGCGGGAGGATTTCGAACCGCGTTGAAAAGAAGCGGCAAATTATACACGAAAAGGGTTGAGGCCGTCTGAACACAGGCTTGCCGGATTATTTCTCCGGTGTGTAAAGCCTGCAGTAACGGGCTTAACCATAGGTTCAGACGGCCTCAATAAGAGGGAAGTAAAACCGCCTATATGCTTTTTGGTTTTCGGTGTAAAAATATTTTTGAATTAAATTTTCTTTAAAAACATAAATATAAAATTTTTTTTGTGTATTTTTCCAATAGGTTGTAAGTTTTCATTTATTGCTCCGTCATTTTATCTGCAAGGCGGGCGGATATGTCCGGCAAGTGTTGAAGGCTGAGCAACGCCTTACCGTTTACTGCCGTGCCCTTATATCCGGCTGCCATTACCGGTTGTCTACTCAAACAAAACTAAAGGAATATAAAATGAAAAAACAATCATTCAATACTTTACTTTCATTGACTGCGGCAGCAGTGTTGACTGTTTTTGCAGGGCAGGCACATGCTAATGACAATACAAAATTAGCGGAAAAAGTGGAGCAAAATAGAAAATTAATCAATGATAATGACCAACGGATTTCAGAGGTGCATGCAGCATTTGGCTTGCACAAAAATCTTATTGATGACCATGATAAACTTATCATAAAAGGCCAACAAGATCGTCAACAGCTGACTCAAAAAAATACTCAACAGGATGAGCAAATCAAAAAGATTGAAGATAATTATGCCAATTTAGCTTCAAAAGTAGGATTAAACCTCGGCTATATTCAAACCCTTGAGAAACAACATAAAGAACAGGAAACAAACATCAATGGCATTAAGGCAGATTTACAAAAAGTAAAAACGAATGATGCAAAGGTCAACCAACTCGCAGCAGAGACTAAAAAAGCACGCGAAGAGTTTGCAATACTGAAAAATGAGGCGCAACAAGTTAAAGAAGCTACTATTAAACTTAGAGATACAACAGTTCCCGCAAACACAACAGCTATTGCAGCCAATAAGTCGGATATTGCAACTATCAAAGCCGATTTGGGCAAAGCTAAAGAGACCATTAAAGCGAATGAAGAAGCGTTAAAAGAGCAAGTTAAAGGTCTTGTTGAAAACGAAGTTAAAGTGAATGTGCTTACCGGCGAAGTAGACAAACAAGGCAAAACAATTAAGCAACATGGAGAACAGCTGACAGCTTTGAATAAGTTGACTCAGGATAATCAAGTGGGAGTCCAACAACTGCGAGCAGGTGCGGAGGCTCAGGCTAAACAAATCCAAGAGAATAAAGATGCTATTGCACGTATTTCTCTCGGTAACGGCGTAGATCCTCAAAAAGTGGAACAAATCGACAAGAATGCTGCAAACATCAAGAGCAATGCCGAAGAAATCAAACGCAATACAAACAGAATCACCGAAGTGAACAATGCGGTGGATACGAACAGAGCTCGAATCGCCGCCAACGAAGCAGGTATTGCTACCAACAAAAAAGACATTGCCGCAAATAAAGCCGATATCGCCACCAACAAAGCAGGCATCGCCGCCAACAAAGCCGATATCGCTACCAACAAAGCAGGCATTGCCGCCAACAAAGCCGACATTGCCACCAACAAAGCAGGCATTGCTGCAAACAAAGCCGATATTGCTACCAACAAAGCAGGCATTGCAGCAAACAAAACCGATATCGCTGCCAACAAAGCCGGTATCGCAGAGAACAAATCAAGAATTTCTGCCAACGTAGAAGCGATTAACCGCTTGAACCAAAGCAGAGCATTGGATCAAAAGCGTTTGGACGGCGTTCAAGCTCAAGCAGCACAAAACAGCAAGAAAATCCAACAGTTAGACAGAAAAGTCAAAGATTTGGATAAAGAAGTGCGCCGTGGCTTTGCTACACAAGCAGCATTAGGAGGTTTGTTCCAACCCTACAACGTAGGCAAACTGAACGTATCTGCGGCAGTAGGCGGCTACCGTTCTGAAACTGCTGTTGCCGTAGGCACGGGCTACCGTTTCAACGAACACTTTGCTACCAAAGCGGGCGTATCGTTCAACCCGAAAGGTGGTCACACTGCTTATAACGTGGGCGTGAACTTCGAGTGGTAATCTCTTTGAAAACGGTATAAATGGCCAAAGAAGCCGCCAACGGCAACACGAGCGGCTTCTGCAAACACTACGGGGGAACAGCCGGAGCGGGTAAAACCGTTCCGGCTGTTTTTTATTTGATTGGTTATATCGGTAAAAGGCCGTCTGAAAAAAGTTTTTTCAGACGGCCTGAATTTAAACTGCATCGCCATTCGGCAATGCTGCCAAAGGTTTGGGTATGGCTATTTAGAGAAAAAGCGGTTTAACGCTGCAATTCGATAAAGGCTTCCAATTGGGCGGCATCGGTTAATGCACTGCATACCGCCTCTTTATTAATGCGTTTGGCCAGCCCTGCCAACACTTTGCCGGGGCCGCATTCGGCGGATTGGGTAATGCTTTCCGCTACCAATGTGTTAACGGTTTCCGTCCAGCGCACGGGGCTGTAAAGCTGGCGCACCAAAGCGTCTTTGATTTTGTCGGGATCGTCATAAGAGGCAACATCGGCATTGTGGATAACGCGTATTTGCGGTGGTTTGATGTCGATGTTTTTCAGGGCTTCAGCCAGTTTTTCGGCGGCGGGTTTCATTAGGCTGCAATGGGAAGGCACGGATACCGGCAAGGGCAGGGCGCGTTTGGCGCCTTTTTCTTTGGCCAAATTCATGGCGCGCTCGACTGCAGCGGCAGAGCCTGCAATCACGACTTGGCCGGGCGAGTTGAAGTTCACGGCTTCCACCACATCGCCTTGAGCGGCTTCCGAACATACTTGGCGGACAACGTCGTCATCCAAACCCAAGATGGCGGCCATGGCACCTTCGCCTTGCGGTACGGCGTTTTGCATCAATTCTGCCCGCAAGCGCACCAGTTTGACGGCATCGGCAAAGTCCAAAGCACCCGCAGCCACTAAGGCGGTGTATTCGCCGAGGCTGTGGCCGGCTACTGCGTCGGGCGTTTTGCCGCCGCTTTCCAAATAGGCGCGGTAGGTGGCGACGCCTGCGGCAAGCATCAGCGGCTGGGTGTTGACGGTTTCGTTAATCACGGCGGCGTCTTCGCCGTTCATCATTGCCCACAAGTCTTGGCCGAGTGCGGCGGAGGCTTCGTCAAAAGTGGCTTTTACTGCGGCCGTGCCTTCAAAGCCGTTCATCATGCCGAGGCTTTGCGAACCTTGGCCGGGGAAGAAAAATGCAAAAGACATGGTATTCCTTTTAGTTTTTTAACAATAAGGCAATCGGGTTGTCGCCGTAATGTATCAGCAGGGCATAGGTTATGGCAATATTTGCGGCCACGGTTAGCCAGAAAACGCGGATAAACGAGGCTTTCCCTGTTTTGTGGTTGAAGGCGCCGCGGGCAAACAGTGCGCCCGGCCAGCCGC
It encodes:
- a CDS encoding heavy metal translocating P-type ATPase — protein: MKKTCFHCGLDVPDNVSLPVVYEGESHDTCCAGCQAVAQSIIDAGLGNYYKQRTADAERAALPPQEILDRLKLYDMPEVQAGFVETAADGAREAVLMLGGITCAACVWLIEQQLLRTEGVLRADLNYSTRRVRIVWDNDKVSLSDILLLIQKTGYTAVPYDAHKMEEQMQAERKQALIRLAVAGLSMMQTMMFAVPTYLYGNEIEPLYLGVLHWGAFLMVLPAMFYSAVPFYKGFWRDLKNRRMGMDTPVAIAISLTFLAGVYGLISNAGQGMYFESVAMFVFFLLGGRYMEQIARRKAGDAAERLVKLVPAFCHTLPNYPENDTAEEAAVVQLKTGDVVAVYPGEVIPVDGTVLAGESEVNEAMLTGESLPVLKQQNAKVTAGTLNTLSPLVVRTDQVGGDTRLSHIVKLLDRALAQKPRLAEMADKYASAFVSGLLIAAVPVFIGWTIYAGPFQALWITVSLLVITCPCALSLATPTALAASTGMLASDGILVSGSRSLETLSQIDDVVFDKTGTLTKGTLAVTRAIALGRLKTEEAAAIAKALESQSEHPIAKAIIRYADQVGGNLTALQAGQRVNHVGKGVSASLTVNGETQIWALGTADFVAGIAGVPLPTEHIEHSGSIVYLGNEQSFQTAFLLEDEIKESVADMIAALKKQGMRLHLLSGDREAAVAGLAASLGLDTYRAEALPEDKLAYVETLQRQQRKVLMVGDGINDAPVLAQADVSVAVAGGADVAREGADVILLNDDMRVLPNTINQARRTRLIIRQNLIWASVYNLIVIPLAVFGYVTPWIAALGMSLSSLLVVANALRLLKKKPSVN
- a CDS encoding 7-carboxy-7-deazaguanine synthase QueE, with the translated sequence MTEIRPENPQYRIVEIFESLQGEGYNTGMPAVFIRLGKCNLACSWCDTDYLTFNMMSLQDILGRLKNHTARNIIITGGEPTIQPHLDILLDALKAEGYTLCIETNGLNPAPPQIDFVATSPKACYAEKYEKQCIATADEVRIVADGDVLAFCERMEQKIRAKHYYLSPCEQNGEMNIYDTIRQIGLLNSRPDALAHWQLSVQTHKWAGIE
- the queD gene encoding 6-carboxytetrahydropterin synthase QueD, whose product is MKITKIFTFDSSHMLDGHDGKCQNLHGHTYKLEVVVSDGLIQGGAKDGMVMDFSDLKTIVKHTIIEPFDHAFIYNGNNPRESQIAALLESWNMKTLRLGFRTTAENMTVEMFGRLKNAGLPVSLIRLWETPTSCAEYEGE
- the queC gene encoding 7-cyano-7-deazaguanine synthase QueC, which codes for MHNEKALVVFSGGQDSTTCLIQAVQTYGRENVQAITFQYGQRHAIELERARWIAEDLGIAQTVLDLSLMQQITHNALMDDTAEIQTASNGVPNTFVDGRNALFLIYAAIYAKSQNIKHIIVGVCETDFSGYPDCRDVFVKSMNVTLNLAMDYAFQIHTPLMYLTKAQTWALADRLGCFDYIREHTHTCYHGVEGGCGECPSCVLRERGLAEYLASR
- a CDS encoding YadA-like family protein translates to MKKQSFNTLLSLTAAAVLTVFAGQAHANDNTKLAEKVEQNRKLINDNDQRISEVHAAFGLHKNLIDDHDKLIIKGQQDRQQLTQKNTQQDEQIKKIEDNYANLASKVGLNLGYIQTLEKQHKEQETNINGIKADLQKVKTNDAKVNQLAAETKKAREEFAILKNEAQQVKEATIKLRDTTVPANTTAIAANKSDIATIKADLGKAKETIKANEEALKEQVKGLVENEVKVNVLTGEVDKQGKTIKQHGEQLTALNKLTQDNQVGVQQLRAGAEAQAKQIQENKDAIARISLGNGVDPQKVEQIDKNAANIKSNAEEIKRNTNRITEVNNAVDTNRARIAANEAGIATNKKDIAANKADIATNKAGIAANKADIATNKAGIAANKADIATNKAGIAANKADIATNKAGIAANKTDIAANKAGIAENKSRISANVEAINRLNQSRALDQKRLDGVQAQAAQNSKKIQQLDRKVKDLDKEVRRGFATQAALGGLFQPYNVGKLNVSAAVGGYRSETAVAVGTGYRFNEHFATKAGVSFNPKGGHTAYNVGVNFEW